A genomic region of Streptococcus suis contains the following coding sequences:
- a CDS encoding ABC transporter ATP-binding protein yields MATEKPLLDIKDLHVGFRIGDDYFDAVDGVDISLQKNEILAIVGESGCGKSTLATTIMGLHNPLNTKITGSIQYNDMELIGMDEAKYNTVRGNDIGMIFQDPLASLNPLMTIGAQIDEALFYHTDLDANARTERVLELLAQVGIPNPKRTFKQYPHELSGGMRQRIIIAMALSCKPPIIIADEPTTALDVTIQAQILDLLNDIQAETGSGIILITHDLGVVAETADRVAVMYGGQFVEVAPVEELFTNPKHPYTRSLLKSNPQSGSEGGDLHVIEGIVPPITKMVRKGCRFAPRIPWIGAEAHEENPSMHEVGPNHFVRCTCHETFYFEGEA; encoded by the coding sequence GTGGCTACCGAAAAACCGCTTTTAGACATTAAAGATTTACACGTCGGTTTCCGTATTGGAGATGATTATTTTGACGCTGTTGACGGTGTTGACATCTCATTGCAAAAAAATGAAATTTTGGCAATTGTAGGGGAATCTGGTTGTGGTAAATCAACTTTGGCAACGACCATTATGGGCTTGCATAACCCTTTGAATACCAAAATCACAGGAAGCATCCAGTACAACGATATGGAATTGATTGGTATGGATGAAGCCAAGTACAATACGGTACGTGGTAATGATATTGGTATGATTTTCCAAGATCCCTTGGCTTCTCTGAATCCATTGATGACGATTGGTGCACAGATTGATGAGGCGCTGTTCTATCACACTGATTTGGATGCCAATGCTCGTACAGAGCGAGTTTTGGAACTCTTGGCTCAGGTAGGTATTCCAAATCCTAAGCGGACATTTAAACAGTATCCACATGAGCTTTCAGGTGGTATGCGTCAGCGTATCATTATTGCGATGGCCTTGTCTTGTAAACCGCCAATTATTATTGCGGACGAACCGACAACAGCCTTGGATGTTACAATTCAAGCACAAATCTTGGATCTCTTAAATGATATTCAAGCGGAGACAGGTTCGGGTATTATTTTGATTACCCATGACTTGGGAGTAGTTGCAGAAACTGCTGATCGTGTGGCTGTCATGTACGGTGGTCAGTTTGTCGAAGTAGCGCCAGTAGAAGAACTCTTTACCAATCCAAAACATCCATATACACGTTCGCTCTTGAAGTCAAATCCTCAATCAGGTAGCGAAGGAGGCGATCTTCATGTTATTGAAGGTATTGTGCCACCGATTACAAAAATGGTTCGTAAGGGTTGCCGTTTTGCTCCACGTATTCCGTGGATTGGAGCAGAGGCTCATGAAGAGAATCCGAGCATGCACGAGGTAGGTCCAAATCACTTTGTTCGTTGTACCTGCCATGAGACATTCTATTTTGAAGGGGAGGCCTAA
- a CDS encoding oligopeptide ABC transporter substrate-binding protein gives MKKTTKLFALAGVTLLSASVLAACGSKQSGAAKQELSFPAEVKQDGTAVSDAQLKYAWVSPTTSSGLLIDELTENTTDSTFGGFVDISLFGFDGNRKLDDSGLAKAEFDVAGKKITVSLTGKDYKWSDGQPFTINDYIFTIKSMASKDYTGVRFDDKFLNIEGMQEFVDGKASDISGIKKIDDYTVELTVKEMSPSMMYAGGDVPAYIQPEHIYKDIPVADWEKSEYSRTAKLVGMGPWKIKEIVNGESITYVPNEYFFKGTTPKTSSLKIDIVSPDTIVSEMKAGNYDIADMPVDQLDSYKDASNLNIVGSLDSAYEYISFNLGKYDESAEKNVMDENAKMNDVKLRQAIAYAIDTKTAGESLYNGLYHPAKSLIISFFGDIHDSELEGYSYDPEKAKKLLDEAGYKDVDGDGIREGKDGKEFKITFAARKRTEANEALVQQYIAWWKEVGLNVELYTGRTVEINTFYEAVQANDPAIDMYAGGWSTGYDPNPTGTWGPIAAFNMSRFVSDENTKLLNAISSTESFDDKKNVENYKAWQKYAHEQAFAIPTFESESITALNKRVKNYDSNYGSASGKGIALENIELTADKGVAE, from the coding sequence ATGAAAAAGACAACGAAACTTTTTGCACTTGCAGGTGTGACTCTCCTTTCAGCATCTGTTCTTGCAGCATGTGGTTCAAAACAATCAGGTGCAGCAAAACAGGAATTGTCATTCCCAGCTGAGGTAAAACAAGACGGAACAGCAGTGTCTGACGCTCAGTTGAAATATGCATGGGTATCACCAACAACTTCATCAGGTCTCTTGATTGACGAGTTGACTGAAAATACAACTGACTCAACATTTGGTGGTTTTGTTGATATCTCACTGTTCGGTTTCGATGGAAATCGTAAGTTAGATGATTCAGGTCTTGCTAAAGCTGAATTTGATGTAGCAGGTAAGAAAATCACAGTTAGCTTGACAGGTAAGGACTACAAGTGGTCAGATGGTCAACCATTCACAATCAACGACTACATCTTTACTATCAAGTCAATGGCAAGCAAAGATTATACAGGTGTTCGTTTTGATGATAAATTCTTGAACATTGAAGGTATGCAAGAATTTGTTGACGGTAAAGCATCAGACATCTCAGGTATCAAGAAAATCGATGACTACACAGTGGAATTGACTGTAAAAGAAATGTCACCTTCTATGATGTATGCGGGTGGTGATGTCCCAGCCTATATCCAACCAGAACATATCTATAAAGATATACCTGTTGCAGACTGGGAAAAGAGCGAGTACTCACGTACAGCTAAACTTGTTGGTATGGGACCTTGGAAAATCAAGGAAATCGTAAACGGTGAGTCTATCACTTACGTACCAAATGAATACTTCTTCAAAGGTACAACACCAAAAACAAGTTCATTGAAGATTGACATCGTGTCTCCAGATACAATCGTTTCTGAGATGAAAGCTGGTAACTATGACATCGCAGATATGCCAGTTGATCAGTTGGATTCTTATAAAGATGCATCTAACTTGAATATCGTTGGTTCATTGGATTCAGCTTATGAATATATCTCATTCAACCTTGGTAAATATGACGAGTCTGCTGAGAAGAACGTCATGGATGAAAATGCTAAGATGAATGATGTAAAACTTCGTCAAGCGATTGCCTATGCGATTGATACCAAGACAGCTGGTGAGTCATTGTACAATGGTCTTTACCACCCTGCAAAATCATTGATTATCTCATTCTTCGGCGATATTCATGATTCAGAGTTGGAAGGTTATTCATACGATCCTGAAAAAGCGAAAAAACTCTTGGATGAAGCTGGCTACAAAGACGTAGATGGCGATGGTATCCGTGAAGGCAAAGACGGTAAGGAATTCAAGATTACCTTTGCTGCTCGTAAACGTACTGAAGCTAACGAAGCGCTTGTACAACAGTACATTGCTTGGTGGAAAGAAGTCGGCTTGAACGTTGAACTTTACACAGGCCGTACAGTTGAAATCAATACATTCTACGAAGCTGTTCAAGCAAATGACCCTGCTATCGATATGTACGCCGGTGGTTGGTCAACAGGTTATGATCCAAACCCAACAGGTACTTGGGGTCCTATCGCTGCCTTCAACATGTCACGTTTCGTGTCTGATGAAAACACTAAATTGTTGAATGCAATCAGCTCAACAGAATCATTTGACGATAAGAAAAATGTTGAAAACTACAAGGCATGGCAAAAATATGCTCACGAGCAAGCATTTGCCATTCCAACATTTGAGTCTGAGTCAATTACTGCGCTTAACAAACGCGTGAAAAACTATGATTCAAACTATGGTTCAGCTTCAGGTAAAGGTATCGCTCTTGAAAATATCGAACTTACAGCTGATAAAGGTGTAGCAGAATAG